From Cucumis melo cultivar AY chromosome 1, USDA_Cmelo_AY_1.0, whole genome shotgun sequence, a single genomic window includes:
- the LOC103492825 gene encoding DNA mismatch repair protein PMS1 isoform X3, whose product MEVGNAVDSPTIKPINKGIVHRICAGQVILDLSSAVKELVENSLDAGATSIEISLKDYGEEWFQVIDNGSGISPTNFRVLALKHHTSKLSDFPDLQSLTTYGFRGEALSSLCSLGTLTVETKTKNESVATHLTFDHSGLLVAEKKTARQVGTTVMVKKLFSNLPVRSKEFSRNIRKEYGKLISLLNAYAVIARGVRFLCTNSAGKNAKSVVFKTQGSGSIKDNIITVFGMNTFNCLESVSILLSDDCKVEGFVSKSGQGSGRNMGDRQFFFVNNRPVDMPKVSKLVNELYKGANSRQYPIAILNFTLPSKACDVNVTPDKRKIFFSDETHILQTLREELLKIYSPTNACYSVNKVEEPTVQVDSLELCSDNGKLCMSLEHFSSDGGDLRDASSHQPLADDDDSFNKIKEVEQSSHSTEVLNSDVEENVTRKDFALRMHGTKKADALLNDHDQHKRTYLSNKKDVHVTPSSPFLCVTGTDTSRVQSSLDKFVTINKRKIETSSAPLSEVPVLRNQFLNNQRKKSCPDITSKDIKCTNGNCRVFDDFSVGNDEDSSIQIKTDRVFSKVGLPPSSADHSDDGEATEEDTGEAIAKVHSSVIESTASPTKDLEIISEDLPLPVCSIQPSGLLKESSSPQLKLCSTFHFDFHELKKRRIQRQLRYKLNGYTCERKKLKCHYAAATVKLSQPDNEDRKARALEAAARELDKLFRKKDFGRMKVIGQFNLGFIIGKLDQDLFIVDQLMRSTILSDCHNRQF is encoded by the exons ATGGAGGTCGGAAATGCCGTCGATTCCCCTACTATTAAGCCCATTAACAAAGGTATCGTCCACCGAATTTGCGCTGGCCAAGTGATTCTTGACCTTTCTTCCGCCGTCAAGGAGTTAGTGGAGAACAGCTTGGACGCCGGAGCCACTAGCATCGAGATTTCCTTGAAAGATTACGGAGAAGAATGGTTCCAGGTCATCGATAATGGGTCCGGCATTTCTCCCACCAATTTCAGG GTTCTTGCTCTTAAGCATCATACGTCGAAATTATCAGATTTTCCTGATCTTCAATCTTTAACTACCTATGGTTTCAGAGGAGAGGCATTGAGTTCTCTTTGTTCTCTTGGGACTTTGACCGTTGAAACTAAGACAAAGAATGAGTCTGTTGCAACCCACTTAACTTTTGATCATTCAGGACTACTAGTTGCTGAGAAGAAAACTGCACGCCAAGTTGGAACCACTGTCATGGTTAAGAAGTTATTCTCCAATTTACCTGTGCGCAGCAAAGAGTTCAGCCGTAATATTCGAAAGGAATATGGCAAGCTCATTTCATTATTGAAT GCCTATGCTGTCATAGCAAGAGGAGTTAGATTTTTATGCACTAATTCTGCTGGAAAAAATGCGAAGTCTGTGGTATTCAAAACTCAGGGAAGTGGTTCCATTAAGGACAACATCATAACAGTATTTGGTATGAATACCTTCAACTGCTTGGAGTCTGTATCTATATTATTATCAGATGATTGCAAAGTTGAAGGATTTGTATCAAAGAGTGGACAGGGAAGTGGGAGGAATATGGGAGATCGACAATTCTTTTTCGTAAATAATCGACCTGTGGATATGCCTAAAGTGAGCAAACTTGTAAATGAGTTATATAAAGGTGCAAACTCCCGGCAATATCCAATTGCAATATTGAATTTCACTCTTCCAAGTAAAGCTTGTGATGTCAACGTAACTCCCGATaagagaaaaatatttttctctgATGAAACTCACATTTTGCAAACATTGAGAGAGGAATTACTGAAGATCTATTCTCCAACTAATGCCTGTTATTCTGTGAACAAAGTTGAAGAACCTACTGTACAAGTTGATAGCCTTGAGCTGTGTTCTGATAATGGGAAATTGTGTATGTCATTGGAACATTTCTCATCTGATGGGGGTGATCTCAGAGATGCTTCTTCTCATCAGCCTTTGGCTGATGATGATGATTCTTTCAATAAAATTAAAGAGGTGGAACAATCCTCACATTCTACTGAGGTGTTAAATAGTGATGTTGAGGAAAATGTAACCAGAAAGGACTTTGCTCTTAGAATGCATGGCACGAAAAAGGCTGATGCTCTTTTAAATGATCATGATCAGCATAAGAGAACTTATCTCAGTAACAAGAAAGATGTACACGTTACTCCTTCCTCTCCATTTTTGTGTGTTACTGGAACAGATACAAGCCGTGTTCAATCTTCACTTGACAAGTTTGTAACTATAAACAAGAGAAAAATTGAAACTTCGTCTGCACCACTGTCTGAAGTGCCCGTTTTAAGAAACCAATTTCTTAATAATCAACGGAAGAAAAGCTGTCCCGATATCACTTCCAAGGATATAAAATGCACTAATGGAAACTGCCGtgtgtttgatgatttttcAGTCGGGAATGATGAAGACAGCtcaattcaaattaaaacaGATAGAGTCTTCAGTAAAGTTGGTCTTCCACCATCCTCTGCAGACCATAGTGATGATGGAGAAGCAACAGAG GAAGATACAGGGGAAGCCATAGCCAAGGTGCATTCTTCTGTGATAGAATCTACTGCTTCACCCACCAAGGATCTTGAGATTATTTCTGAGGATCTCCCACTGCCCGTCTGCTCAATACAACCTTCTGGTTTGCTGAAAGAAAGCTCCAGTCCTCAATTGAAGTTATGTTCAACGTTTCATTTTGACTTTCATGAGTTGAAGAAAAGAAGGATTCAGAGGCAGTTGAGATACAAATTGAATGGATATACATGTGAACGAAAGAAGTTGAAATG CCACTATGCTGCTGCTACTGTGAAGCTTTCCCAACCTGATAATGAAGACAGGAAAGCAAGAGCTTTAGAAGCAGCTGCTAGGGAATTGGACAAGCTTTTCAGAAAGAAGGATTTTGGTAGAATGAAG GTGATTGGACAATTCAACCTTGGATTTATCATTGGGAAGTTAGATCAAGATCTATTTATTGTTGATCAG CTGATGAGAAGTACAATTTTGAGCGACTGTCACAATCGACAATTTTGA
- the LOC103492825 gene encoding DNA mismatch repair protein PMS1 isoform X1 — protein sequence MEVGNAVDSPTIKPINKGIVHRICAGQVILDLSSAVKELVENSLDAGATSIEISLKDYGEEWFQVIDNGSGISPTNFRVLALKHHTSKLSDFPDLQSLTTYGFRGEALSSLCSLGTLTVETKTKNESVATHLTFDHSGLLVAEKKTARQVGTTVMVKKLFSNLPVRSKEFSRNIRKEYGKLISLLNAYAVIARGVRFLCTNSAGKNAKSVVFKTQGSGSIKDNIITVFGMNTFNCLESVSILLSDDCKVEGFVSKSGQGSGRNMGDRQFFFVNNRPVDMPKVSKLVNELYKGANSRQYPIAILNFTLPSKACDVNVTPDKRKIFFSDETHILQTLREELLKIYSPTNACYSVNKVEEPTVQVDSLELCSDNGKLCMSLEHFSSDGGDLRDASSHQPLADDDDSFNKIKEVEQSSHSTEVLNSDVEENVTRKDFALRMHGTKKADALLNDHDQHKRTYLSNKKDVHVTPSSPFLCVTGTDTSRVQSSLDKFVTINKRKIETSSAPLSEVPVLRNQFLNNQRKKSCPDITSKDIKCTNGNCRVFDDFSVGNDEDSSIQIKTDRVFSKVGLPPSSADHSDDGEATEEDTGEAIAKVHSSVIESTASPTKDLEIISEDLPLPVCSIQPSGLLKESSSPQLKLCSTFHFDFHELKKRRIQRQLRYKLNGYTCERKKLKCHYAAATVKLSQPDNEDRKARALEAAARELDKLFRKKDFGRMKVIGQFNLGFIIGKLDQDLFIVDQHAADEKYNFERLSQSTILNQQPLLRPLGLELSAEEEVVVSIHMDVFRKNGFTIEEDPHALPGNRFRLKAVPFSKNITFGVEDVKDLISTLADSEGECSIIGCYRMDTADSVCPSRVRAMLASRACRSSVMIGDPLGRNEMQKILEHLAELKSPWNCPHGRPTMRHLVDLTTVKRSEEQEADC from the exons ATGGAGGTCGGAAATGCCGTCGATTCCCCTACTATTAAGCCCATTAACAAAGGTATCGTCCACCGAATTTGCGCTGGCCAAGTGATTCTTGACCTTTCTTCCGCCGTCAAGGAGTTAGTGGAGAACAGCTTGGACGCCGGAGCCACTAGCATCGAGATTTCCTTGAAAGATTACGGAGAAGAATGGTTCCAGGTCATCGATAATGGGTCCGGCATTTCTCCCACCAATTTCAGG GTTCTTGCTCTTAAGCATCATACGTCGAAATTATCAGATTTTCCTGATCTTCAATCTTTAACTACCTATGGTTTCAGAGGAGAGGCATTGAGTTCTCTTTGTTCTCTTGGGACTTTGACCGTTGAAACTAAGACAAAGAATGAGTCTGTTGCAACCCACTTAACTTTTGATCATTCAGGACTACTAGTTGCTGAGAAGAAAACTGCACGCCAAGTTGGAACCACTGTCATGGTTAAGAAGTTATTCTCCAATTTACCTGTGCGCAGCAAAGAGTTCAGCCGTAATATTCGAAAGGAATATGGCAAGCTCATTTCATTATTGAAT GCCTATGCTGTCATAGCAAGAGGAGTTAGATTTTTATGCACTAATTCTGCTGGAAAAAATGCGAAGTCTGTGGTATTCAAAACTCAGGGAAGTGGTTCCATTAAGGACAACATCATAACAGTATTTGGTATGAATACCTTCAACTGCTTGGAGTCTGTATCTATATTATTATCAGATGATTGCAAAGTTGAAGGATTTGTATCAAAGAGTGGACAGGGAAGTGGGAGGAATATGGGAGATCGACAATTCTTTTTCGTAAATAATCGACCTGTGGATATGCCTAAAGTGAGCAAACTTGTAAATGAGTTATATAAAGGTGCAAACTCCCGGCAATATCCAATTGCAATATTGAATTTCACTCTTCCAAGTAAAGCTTGTGATGTCAACGTAACTCCCGATaagagaaaaatatttttctctgATGAAACTCACATTTTGCAAACATTGAGAGAGGAATTACTGAAGATCTATTCTCCAACTAATGCCTGTTATTCTGTGAACAAAGTTGAAGAACCTACTGTACAAGTTGATAGCCTTGAGCTGTGTTCTGATAATGGGAAATTGTGTATGTCATTGGAACATTTCTCATCTGATGGGGGTGATCTCAGAGATGCTTCTTCTCATCAGCCTTTGGCTGATGATGATGATTCTTTCAATAAAATTAAAGAGGTGGAACAATCCTCACATTCTACTGAGGTGTTAAATAGTGATGTTGAGGAAAATGTAACCAGAAAGGACTTTGCTCTTAGAATGCATGGCACGAAAAAGGCTGATGCTCTTTTAAATGATCATGATCAGCATAAGAGAACTTATCTCAGTAACAAGAAAGATGTACACGTTACTCCTTCCTCTCCATTTTTGTGTGTTACTGGAACAGATACAAGCCGTGTTCAATCTTCACTTGACAAGTTTGTAACTATAAACAAGAGAAAAATTGAAACTTCGTCTGCACCACTGTCTGAAGTGCCCGTTTTAAGAAACCAATTTCTTAATAATCAACGGAAGAAAAGCTGTCCCGATATCACTTCCAAGGATATAAAATGCACTAATGGAAACTGCCGtgtgtttgatgatttttcAGTCGGGAATGATGAAGACAGCtcaattcaaattaaaacaGATAGAGTCTTCAGTAAAGTTGGTCTTCCACCATCCTCTGCAGACCATAGTGATGATGGAGAAGCAACAGAG GAAGATACAGGGGAAGCCATAGCCAAGGTGCATTCTTCTGTGATAGAATCTACTGCTTCACCCACCAAGGATCTTGAGATTATTTCTGAGGATCTCCCACTGCCCGTCTGCTCAATACAACCTTCTGGTTTGCTGAAAGAAAGCTCCAGTCCTCAATTGAAGTTATGTTCAACGTTTCATTTTGACTTTCATGAGTTGAAGAAAAGAAGGATTCAGAGGCAGTTGAGATACAAATTGAATGGATATACATGTGAACGAAAGAAGTTGAAATG CCACTATGCTGCTGCTACTGTGAAGCTTTCCCAACCTGATAATGAAGACAGGAAAGCAAGAGCTTTAGAAGCAGCTGCTAGGGAATTGGACAAGCTTTTCAGAAAGAAGGATTTTGGTAGAATGAAG GTGATTGGACAATTCAACCTTGGATTTATCATTGGGAAGTTAGATCAAGATCTATTTATTGTTGATCAG cATGCAGCTGATGAGAAGTACAATTTTGAGCGACTGTCACAATCGACAATTTTGAACCAACAGCCTTTACTGCG GCCGTTGGGGTTGGAACTATCTGCTGAAGAAGAAGTTGTCGTTTCGATTCACATGGATGTATTCAG GAAAAATGGATTTACTATAGAGGAAGATCCACATGCTCTACCTGGCAATCGATTCAGATTAAAAGCTGTCCCTTTTAGTAAAAACATAACATTTGGAGTTGAAG ATGTAAAGGACCTGATTTCTACACTTGCCGATAGTGAAGGTGAGTGTTCCATAATTGGCTGTTATCGGATGGACACTGCTGATTCAGTCTGCCCTTCCCGAGTTCGAGCAATGCTGGCATCTCGGGCATGTAGATCTTCTGTTATGATTGGTGATCCACTAGGAAGAAATGAAATGCAGAAG ATATTGGAGCATTTGGCAGAGCTGAAATCTCCTTGGAACTGCCCTCATGGAAGGCCAACCATGAGACACTTGGTGGATCTTACAACAGTTAAAAGGTCAGAAGAACAGGAGGCTGACTGTTGA
- the LOC103492825 gene encoding DNA mismatch repair protein PMS1 isoform X2, whose protein sequence is MEVGNAVDSPTIKPINKGIVHRICAGQVILDLSSAVKELVENSLDAGATSIEISLKDYGEEWFQVIDNGSGISPTNFRVLALKHHTSKLSDFPDLQSLTTYGFRGEALSSLCSLGTLTVETKTKNESVATHLTFDHSGLLVAEKKTARQVGTTVMVKKLFSNLPVRSKEFSRNIRKEYGKLISLLNAYAVIARGVRFLCTNSAGKNAKSVVFKTQGSGSIKDNIITVFGMNTFNCLESVSILLSDDCKVEGFVSKSGQGSGRNMGDRQFFFVNNRPVDMPKVSKLVNELYKGANSRQYPIAILNFTLPSKACDVNVTPDKRKIFFSDETHILQTLREELLKIYSPTNACYSVNKVEEPTVQVDSLELCSDNGKLCMSLEHFSSDGGDLRDASSHQPLADDDDSFNKIKEVEQSSHSTEVLNSDVEENVTRKDFALRMHGTKKADALLNDHDQHKRTYLSNKKDVHVTPSSPFLCVTGTDTSRVQSSLDKFVTINKRKIETSSAPLSEVPVLRNQFLNNQRKKSCPDITSKDIKCTNGNCRVFDDFSVGNDEDSSIQIKTDRVFSKVGLPPSSADHSDDGEATEEDTGEAIAKVHSSVIESTASPTKDLEIISEDLPLPVCSIQPSGLLKESSSPQLKLCSTFHFDFHELKKRRIQRQLRYKLNGYTCERKKLKCHYAAATVKLSQPDNEDRKARALEAAARELDKLFRKKDFGRMKVIGQFNLGFIIGKLDQDLFIVDQHAADEKYNFERLSQSTILNQQPLLRPLGLELSAEEEVVVSIHMDVFRKNGFTIEEDPHALPGNRFRLKAVPFSKNITFGVEESLP, encoded by the exons ATGGAGGTCGGAAATGCCGTCGATTCCCCTACTATTAAGCCCATTAACAAAGGTATCGTCCACCGAATTTGCGCTGGCCAAGTGATTCTTGACCTTTCTTCCGCCGTCAAGGAGTTAGTGGAGAACAGCTTGGACGCCGGAGCCACTAGCATCGAGATTTCCTTGAAAGATTACGGAGAAGAATGGTTCCAGGTCATCGATAATGGGTCCGGCATTTCTCCCACCAATTTCAGG GTTCTTGCTCTTAAGCATCATACGTCGAAATTATCAGATTTTCCTGATCTTCAATCTTTAACTACCTATGGTTTCAGAGGAGAGGCATTGAGTTCTCTTTGTTCTCTTGGGACTTTGACCGTTGAAACTAAGACAAAGAATGAGTCTGTTGCAACCCACTTAACTTTTGATCATTCAGGACTACTAGTTGCTGAGAAGAAAACTGCACGCCAAGTTGGAACCACTGTCATGGTTAAGAAGTTATTCTCCAATTTACCTGTGCGCAGCAAAGAGTTCAGCCGTAATATTCGAAAGGAATATGGCAAGCTCATTTCATTATTGAAT GCCTATGCTGTCATAGCAAGAGGAGTTAGATTTTTATGCACTAATTCTGCTGGAAAAAATGCGAAGTCTGTGGTATTCAAAACTCAGGGAAGTGGTTCCATTAAGGACAACATCATAACAGTATTTGGTATGAATACCTTCAACTGCTTGGAGTCTGTATCTATATTATTATCAGATGATTGCAAAGTTGAAGGATTTGTATCAAAGAGTGGACAGGGAAGTGGGAGGAATATGGGAGATCGACAATTCTTTTTCGTAAATAATCGACCTGTGGATATGCCTAAAGTGAGCAAACTTGTAAATGAGTTATATAAAGGTGCAAACTCCCGGCAATATCCAATTGCAATATTGAATTTCACTCTTCCAAGTAAAGCTTGTGATGTCAACGTAACTCCCGATaagagaaaaatatttttctctgATGAAACTCACATTTTGCAAACATTGAGAGAGGAATTACTGAAGATCTATTCTCCAACTAATGCCTGTTATTCTGTGAACAAAGTTGAAGAACCTACTGTACAAGTTGATAGCCTTGAGCTGTGTTCTGATAATGGGAAATTGTGTATGTCATTGGAACATTTCTCATCTGATGGGGGTGATCTCAGAGATGCTTCTTCTCATCAGCCTTTGGCTGATGATGATGATTCTTTCAATAAAATTAAAGAGGTGGAACAATCCTCACATTCTACTGAGGTGTTAAATAGTGATGTTGAGGAAAATGTAACCAGAAAGGACTTTGCTCTTAGAATGCATGGCACGAAAAAGGCTGATGCTCTTTTAAATGATCATGATCAGCATAAGAGAACTTATCTCAGTAACAAGAAAGATGTACACGTTACTCCTTCCTCTCCATTTTTGTGTGTTACTGGAACAGATACAAGCCGTGTTCAATCTTCACTTGACAAGTTTGTAACTATAAACAAGAGAAAAATTGAAACTTCGTCTGCACCACTGTCTGAAGTGCCCGTTTTAAGAAACCAATTTCTTAATAATCAACGGAAGAAAAGCTGTCCCGATATCACTTCCAAGGATATAAAATGCACTAATGGAAACTGCCGtgtgtttgatgatttttcAGTCGGGAATGATGAAGACAGCtcaattcaaattaaaacaGATAGAGTCTTCAGTAAAGTTGGTCTTCCACCATCCTCTGCAGACCATAGTGATGATGGAGAAGCAACAGAG GAAGATACAGGGGAAGCCATAGCCAAGGTGCATTCTTCTGTGATAGAATCTACTGCTTCACCCACCAAGGATCTTGAGATTATTTCTGAGGATCTCCCACTGCCCGTCTGCTCAATACAACCTTCTGGTTTGCTGAAAGAAAGCTCCAGTCCTCAATTGAAGTTATGTTCAACGTTTCATTTTGACTTTCATGAGTTGAAGAAAAGAAGGATTCAGAGGCAGTTGAGATACAAATTGAATGGATATACATGTGAACGAAAGAAGTTGAAATG CCACTATGCTGCTGCTACTGTGAAGCTTTCCCAACCTGATAATGAAGACAGGAAAGCAAGAGCTTTAGAAGCAGCTGCTAGGGAATTGGACAAGCTTTTCAGAAAGAAGGATTTTGGTAGAATGAAG GTGATTGGACAATTCAACCTTGGATTTATCATTGGGAAGTTAGATCAAGATCTATTTATTGTTGATCAG cATGCAGCTGATGAGAAGTACAATTTTGAGCGACTGTCACAATCGACAATTTTGAACCAACAGCCTTTACTGCG GCCGTTGGGGTTGGAACTATCTGCTGAAGAAGAAGTTGTCGTTTCGATTCACATGGATGTATTCAG GAAAAATGGATTTACTATAGAGGAAGATCCACATGCTCTACCTGGCAATCGATTCAGATTAAAAGCTGTCCCTTTTAGTAAAAACATAACATTTGGAGTTGAAG AGTCTCTGCCTTGA
- the LOC103492824 gene encoding uncharacterized protein OsI_027940, with product MSRHPEVKWAQRLDKVFITVQLPDSKDSKVNLEPDGVFTFSGSAGSENHHYELKLELFDKVNVEESKVNIGVRSIFCILEKAEKGWWKKLLRGDGKPPHYVKVDWDKWVDEDEDDGTAGLGDLDLGGMDFSKFGGMGGMGDMDMGDMGDMGDDNDSDDSDDDEQEVSKPEKSGDKVESAKPEGEIKGGVGSSEEKKEAAAST from the exons ATGAG TCGTCATCCTGAGGTGAAATGGGCTCAGAGACTGGACAAAGTCTTCATCACTGTTCAACTCCCTGACTCAAAGGATTCTAAGGTCAATCTTGAACCAGATGGAGTATTCACTTTCTCTGGTAGTGCTGGTTCGGAGAATCATCATTATGAACTGAAGTTGGAGCTTTTCGATAAAGTTAATGTTGAG GAAAGTAAAGTTAACATTGGAGTTCGGAGCATATTCTGTATCCTAGAAAAGGCAGAGAAGGGATGGTGGAAAAAGCTATTGCGTGGAGATGGAAAACCACCCCATTATGTCAAAGTAGATTGGGACAAATGGGTGGATGAGGATGAAGATGATG GAACTGCTGGCCTAGGTGACTTGGATTTGGGAGGCATGGACTTTTCG AAATTCGGCGGTATGGGCGGCATGGGTGACATGGACATGGGAGACATGGGCGATATGGGAGATGATAACGACTCCGATGACAGTGATGATGATG AACAAGAGGTGTCAAAGCCAGAAAAAAGTGGCGATAAGGTGGAGTCTGCAAAGCCGGAGGGTGAAATCAAAGGTGGAGTTGGGTCCTcagaagagaaaaaggaagcTGCAGCTAGCACATGA